The sequence below is a genomic window from Amycolatopsis sulphurea.
CCAGTCCTGTCTCGGGTCTGTGAATGCGCCGGACCTGTCTCGGGTCCGTGAAGGGGCCCTTCACGGACTCAGAGTCTGTGAAGGGCCCCTTCACAGACCTTCACAGACCTCCGCAGTCTGCGCCCCCTCACACCGACTTTGCCGACACCCTGGTGTCTGGCGCGTCTGAAGTGGACTTCGTAGCATCTCGGCCGGAAGTGAATCCGGCCACGGCCGGGAAAACCCCTCGACGCCGCCTCGTACACTGGTCTCGTGATCGTCAAGGAGTTCGTGCGGATCCAGCGAGAGTAGCCGCCGCGGCCCCGGGTGCCTGCTGTGCCGGGGGTTTCGCCGTCGTGCCCGCTTCCACCCCCGACTCCGGGAGTCTCCATGATCACGGCCACCGGCCTTGAGCTGCGCGCCGGCTCACGCATCCTGCTCAATGGCGCCACCCTCCGGATCCAGTCCGGCGACCGCATCGGCCTCGTCGGCCGCAACGGCGCGGGCAAGACCACCTCGCTGAAGGTGCTCGCCGGCGAGGGCGAACCGCACGCCGGCGACGTCCGGCGCAGCGGTGAGCTCGGGTATCTGCCGCAGGACCCGCGCGAGGGCGATCTGTCGGTCACGGCCAAGGACCGCGTGCTTTCCGCGCGCGGGCTGGACTCGCTGCTGCGCAACATGGAGAAGGCGCAGACCGAGATGTCCGAGCTGGTCGACGAGCGGCAGCGGGACAAGGCGATCAACCGCTATGCCCGGCTGGAGGAGCGGTTCGCCTCGCTCGGCGGATACGCCGCGGAGAGCGAGGCCGCGCGGATCTGCTCGAACCTCGGCCTGGCCGACCGGGTGCTGGCGCAGACGCTGCGCACGCTTTCGGGCGGGCAGCGGCGCCGGGTCGAGCTGGCCCGCATCCTGTTCGCCGCGGCGGAAGCGGGCGCCGGGGGCAAATCGGAGACCATCCTGCTGCTCGACGAGCCGACGAACCACCTGGACGCGGACTCGATCACCTGGCTGCGCGGCTTCCTCAAGCAGCACGATGGCGGTCTCGTGGTGATCAGTCACGACGTCGAGCTGCTCGGCGACGTGGTGAACAAGGTGTGGTTCCTCGACGCGACGCGCGGCGAGATCGACCTGTACAACATGGGCTGGCAGCGCTACCTCGACGCCCGCGCCACCGACGAGAAGCGCCGCCGCCGGGAGCGGGCCAACGCCGAGAAGAAGGCCGCCGCGCTGCAGCAGCAGGCCGCCAAGCTCGGCGCTAAGGCCACCAAGGCGGTCGCGGCGAAGAACATGGCCCGGCGCGCGGAGCAGATGCTGGCCTCCCTCGACGAGACCCGGCAGGCGGACAAGGTCGCCCGGATCAAGTTCCCCGAACCCGCCTCCTGCGGGCGCACCCCGCTGACCGTCGACGGACTGTCCAAATCCTACGGCTCGCTGGAGATCTTCACCGGAGTCGATCTTGCCGTGGACCGCGGGTCCAAGGTCGTCGTACTCGGATTGAACGGTGCCGGAAAGACCACTTTGCTGCGCTTGCTGAGTGGTTTGGAAACTCCGGATACCGGTTCCGTCGAACCGGGTCACGGATTGCGTTTGGGATATTACGCACAGGAACACGAAACACTCGACCACGATGCGAGTGTGTGGGAAAACATCCGGCATCTCGCCCCGGACACCGGGGCACAGGAGTTGCGGAACCTGCTCGGCTCGTTCCTGTTCACCGGCGAGCAGCTCGACCAGCCCGCGGGCACCCTCTCCGGCGGGGAGAAGACCCGGCTCGCGCTGGCCGGGCTGGTCTCCAGCCAGGCCAACGTGCTGCTGCTGGACGAGCCGACGAACAACCTCGACCCGGCCAGCCGGGCGCAGGTCCTGGACGCGCTGCGCAGCTTCGCCGGCGCGGTCGTGCTCGTCACGCACGATCCGGGCGCGGTGGAGGCGCTCGAACCGGAGCGGGTGATCCTGCTGCCGGACGGCACCGAGGACCACTGGTCGGCCGAATACCTCGAACTCGTGCAACTTGCCTGACCCGGTGCGTCCGCCCGCTTGCGCACGGTGGTGCCCGAGCACTGGAATGGCCCAATGTGATCGCTTTTCAGCGAGAATTGCGGCTGTCGTCTGGCAATCCGGCGCAGAGTGTTCGATCATTGCCCCGGCAGGGGCCCGGTAGGGCCCGGAACAACCACTCGGCGGGAAGGCGATCGACGTGGCTGATCTCAAGAAAGGCGCGCGGATCACCGGCAACACGCGTGACAAGCTGGCCGCGGATCTGAAGAAGAAATACGAGAAGGGGTCGAGCATCCGGGCTCTGGCGGAGTCCACCGGGCGTTCCTACGGGTTCGTCCACCGGGTTCTGTCCGAGTCCGGCGTTCAGCTGCGGGGGCGTGGCGGAGCCACGAGGGTCAAGAAGAAGTAGCACTACCAAGGTCGCTGCGCGGGGGGCGCAGCGGGCCGGCGGCGCGGAAGGTGAGTGCCGCGCCGAGCAGGATCACCGGGTAGACCAGGTATCCGTACCGGGTCGCCGGAGTGAGCAGGATCAAGGCGCCGAGTCCGACGGCGATCCGCACGAGAGCGGCGGATCCGGTCGCGGGGGGACGGCGTGCCAGCCACACCAGCATCGCCACGGCCGCGAGGCCGACCAGGACCAGTGCGAGCACCCGGCCCGCCGGGCCGAGTTCGGCGAGCAGATGCCCGGGCAGCGGGCTCGCCGCCGGGGAGTGCACCACGCCCATCCCGAGCGGGAAACGCAGCACATGCTCGGTGAACGCCCGGGGATCGACCAGATACACCGGCAGATGCAGCAGCAGTGTCGTACCGGCCACAGTGGTCACGAACCGGCCGAGCGCGGCGCGTCCCGCGGTTTTCCCGGCCTGGACCAGGATCAGCACCGCGAGCACCGCGAACGCCGGTGCCACGATGAGTTTCGCGCTGATCACCAGCGCCAGCACGAATCCCGACCAGCCCGCCCGGCCGGTGGCCGCGAGTGCGCAGGCCAGCACCAGCAGCCCGGCGATCGCCAGGTCCGGCCCGGCCACCGCCCAGGTCAGCGCGGTCAGCGGGCAGGCGAGCACCAGTTGCGCGGACAGTACCGGGATCCGCGGCCGGTGCAGCAGCCGCAGCGCGCCGAGTACACATGCGACAGCCGCGAGCGCGAACATCCACCGCGCGTCGGTGAGTGCGTCGGTGACCGGGTTGCCGCCGAAAATCGCGCGGGGCAAACCGAAAAACGCCATCACCGGACCGTAGGGCGTGTAGTCGTTCACCTCCGGAGGGCGATTAAGCGCGGTGACGTCCACATAGGGCGTTCCGTGCTGCAGCAGCAGGGTGGCGCTGCGCTCGATCACCCACACCTCGGGCTGCGCGGCCCAGGAGCCCGGGGTGATCAGCCAGTCCACTCCGGTCAGCCGGCGGATCACCAGCACCGCCAGCGGGCACAGCATGGCCAGCAGCCCGATCGCGCCGATCCCGAGCCACCGCGAGCCGGGCCGGTGCGCGCTGAACCGGCCGAGCCTGCCGGACCGGCCGAAGTTCCCGAACCTGCCGAGACCGCCGAGGTTGCCGGAAGTGCCGAGCCCGCCGTCGTTGCCGGGCCGGGGTGTGCCGGAACCGCCGGGATCATCCGGCCGATACCGGTATCGCCGCGCGGCGACCAGCAGCCGGCCGCTGTGCGCGGCGGCGATCCCGTAGCCCGCGATCGCGAAGGCGCCCCAGATCCGGTATCCGTAGAACTCCGAGGCGAACGCGGTGATCAGGGCGAAGACGAGGCAGCCGAGGTAGAACACCAGATCCCAGGTCAGTACCCGGGTGTGCGGCGAGCCGGTGGTGCGGGCAGGGGCCATCAGCAGGTGCATTCCTCCCCTTCCGCCGCGGCCGGCCGTGGCGACAGGCTACCGAGGCCGTACCGGTGCGCCGCAGCCGATCCTCGCCCGCTCGGGAAGAATGCCGGACCGGAGGGTGTTGTGCAGGTCATCTCCGGAAAATAGTTACAGTACTCTAGAGGTTTTGCGCAGAAACACCCGCATTGGCCGGGCCATGACCGTGCCCTGACTGGGGAGGCTCCGATGGACAACACCTGGGCGTTGCTCGGCTCCGCGATGCGGGCCGCCGACGCGCCGCGGGCCCTGACCAGGGGGACCATGCGCCGGGTCGCGCGATTCGCCCGTCCGCACTGGCGGTCGTTGCTGATCTTCCTGGCACTCACCGTGGTCTCCGCGGTGCTCGCGGTGACCACGCCGGTGCTCGCCGGCAAGGTGGTCGACGCGATCGTGCGGGGGCACGACCTGACCCCCGTGCTCGTGCTGGCCGCGGTGATCGCGGGGCTCGCGGTGGCCGATGCCGGGTTCGGCCTCGCCGAACGGTGGCAGTCCGCCCGGATCGGCGAGGGCATCATCCTCGACCTGCGCGTCGCGGTGTTCGACCACATGCAGCGGATGCCCATCGCGTTCTTCACCCGGGCCCGGACCGGGGCGCTGGTGAGCCGGCTGAACAACGACGTGATCGGCGCGCAGCGCACCTTCACCGCGACCCTGTCCGGCCTGGTCACCAACGTGATCCAGCTGGCGCTGTCGCTGGTGGTGATGGTGTCGCTGTCCTGGCAGGTCACGGTCGTGGCACTGGTGCTGCTGCCGGTGTTCGTGCTGCCCGCGCGCCGGCTCGGCCGCCGGATGGCCGGCCTGCAGCGCGAGGCCGCGCAGCTGAACGCGGGCATGACCACGCAGATGACCGAGCGGTTCTCCGCGCCGGGGGCCACCCTGGTGAAGCTGTTCGGCCGGCCGCGCGAGGAGGTGGCCGAGTTCGGCGTGCGGGCCGGGCGGGTTCGCGACATCGGGGTGCGCACCGCGATGCTGACCCGCTGGTTCATGACCAGCCTGACCCTGGTCTCCGCGCTGGCGCAGGCCCTGGTCTACGGCCTCGGCGGGTACCTGGCGCTCACCGGGCGGCTGGCCCCGGGCACCGTGGTCGCGCTGGCGCTGCTGCTGACCCGGCTGTACACGCCGCTGACCGCGCTCGCCAACGTCCGGGTGGACGTGATGACCGCGCTGGTCTCCTTCGAACGGGTCTTCGAGGTGCTGGACCTGGAGCCGATGATCCAGGAGCCGCCCGCGCCGAAACGCCTGGCGCCGGGCGGGGTCGCGGTGGAGTTCGACGACGTCCGTTTCGGCTATCCCGCGCCGGACCGGTTCTCCCTTGCCTCGCTGGAGGACGTGGCCACTGTGGACAGCCGCGGCGGGGACGAGGTGCTGCACGGCGTCAGCTTCCGCGCCGAGGCCGGGCAGATGGTGGCGCTGGTCGGCCCGTCCGGGGCGGGCAAGTCGACGATCTCCTCGCTGCTGCCGCGGCTGTACGACGTGGACAGTGGCGCGGTCCGGCTGTCCGGAGTGGACGTCAAGGACCTGAGTTTCGCCACGCTGCGCGAGACGGTGGGCGTGGTGACCCAGGACGGGCACCTGTTCCATGACACCATCCGCGCCAACCTGGCCTACGCCCGCCCCGGCGCGGTCGACGCCGACCTGTGGGCGGCGCTGGAGCAGGCGCGGCTGGCCGAGCTGGTGCGTTCGCTGCCGGACGGGCTGGACACCACCGTCGGCGAGCGCGGCTACCGGCTGTCCGGCGGCGAACGGCAGCGGCTCACGATCGCGCGGCTGCTCCTGGCGGAGCCGAAAGTCGTCGTCCTCGACGAGGCGACCGCGCACCTCGACTCCGAGTCCGAAGCGGCCGTGGGCGAGGCGCTCACCGGCGCCCTGGACGGCCGTACCGCACTGGTGATCGCGCACCGGCTGTCCACCGTCCGCCAAGCGGACCTGATCCTGGTGGTGGAGAACGGCACCGTCGTCGAGCGGGGCACGCACGAGGACCTGCTGGCCCGCGAAGGCCGCTACGCCGAGCTGTACCACACGCAATTCGACGAAGCGTCCACCGCCGCGTGACGGTGTACAGGCCGTGAAGGGGCCCTTCACGGACTCTGAGTCCGTGAAGGGCCCCTTCACAGCCTTGGGGCGGGCGCGTTCAGCGCAGCGCGGGCACCCGTGGGATGTACTTGGCCAGGAGCGCCGCGTTCGCCTCGTCGCCGCCCTCCACATTGGAGCTGCGCCACAGTGGCACGTCGAGACCTTCGGCGGTCCCCCGGTCGAGCACCTCGGCCAGGATCCGGTTCCACAGGAACGCGTTGACCACAGTGGACAGCGGCGCGGTGCGCGGCGCGTCCGCCGGATGGCTCGCGTCGCCCGGGATCACCAGGGAATCGAGGACCACGCTGGCCTCGTCGACGAGCGTGCTCGGCGCGCGGCGCGGCGCGGCGGCCACGCAGGCCCGCGACGTGACCGCGATCACCGCGGCACCGCGGCGGCGGGCGCCCGCGGCCAATTCGACCGGATAGGGGTTCACCCCGGAGGTGGAGAACACCACAAGCACGTCGTCCGGGCCGGGGGCGCGTTCGGCCAGCACCTCCTCGGCGAGACCGCCGCGGCGCTCGGTCTTCGTGCTCTGCTGCGCACCGTGCAGGGGCAGCAGTTCCGGGTGGTACACGGGGTACACGCAGGCGAGCCCGCCGGCGCGGTAGAAGGTCTCGGCGACCGCGGCGAGCGAGTGCCCCGCACCGGCGGTGAACACCAGCGCGTCCGCCCGGATCACCTCCAGCAGCAGCTCCGCCGCCGCGCTCAGCTGCGCGGCGTTGGCCTCGGCCGCGGCCTCGAGTTTGGCGGCTGTGCTCTTCCAGATCTCCGTGGCGCTCACCACACCTGCCCTTCATCGCGGGTCCGGGCGCCGAATGTATCGCGTGGACACGCTTCGTGGTGGATTACCGTGAAGCCCGATCGGACCAAGGGAGGCGGCTGGTGGCGGAGACGGGGCCGGTGCTCGCCCGATGGCGGGCGCGGGGCCGCACCCGCGCGGTGGCACTCGTGCTGCACGGGGGAGCGGAGTACGGCACCGCGGAGGTCCAGCCGTGGCGGCTGGCCTACCTGCGGATGATCCCGATGGCCAGAGCCCTGCACCGGGCGGGCCGGGACCAGGGGCTGGAGGTGCGGCTGCTGCGCAACCGCATCTACGGCTGGAACGAGCCGGCCGAGAGCCCGGTCCCGGACGGGCGGTGGGCGCTGGCGCGGATCCGCGCCGAGCACCCCGGCGTGCCGATCGTGCTGGTCGGGCATTCCATGGGCGCGCGGGTCGCCCTGCGCATCGCCGACGATCCCGCGGTGACCGGGGTCTGCGCGCTGGCGCCGTGGACTCCGGCCGGCGAGCCGGTGGAGCCGGTGCGCGACCGCTCGGTGCTGGTCGTGCACGGCACCCGCGACCGGATGACCTCGCCCGCGGACTCCTACGACTTCGCCGTCCGGGCCCGGCCGGTGGCCGCCCGCGTGGCCCGGGTGGAGATCGCCGGCGAGGGGCATTCGATGCTCCGCCGCCCGGCGGTCTGGACCAGGCTGATGTGCGCGTTCACCCGGGAGCTGACCGGGTCCGGGGAGCAGGACGAGACCTTCCGGCGGGCCGCGGCCGCGCCGGGCGACGGAGGGCTCCGGCTGCCCGGATGAACGGCCGGGACGGGGCGCGCGCCGCGCGGCCCCGGAATATCATGGGGAGAGGGCCGGAAGGCTCGTGCGGAGGGAGTGTCTTGTCCACCTCAAGTGTTGACCGGCCGGCGGCGCAGGACGCGCCGGTGCCGGACGGATCCCGCTGGCCGGGACTGGCCGCACCGCCGCATTCACCGGTGCGGGCACGGGCCGCGGAGGCGCTGTTCCGCCGTGCGGTGAAGACGCTGGACGTGCAGGTCACGTTCCCGGACGGCACGGTGCTCGGCGCGGGCGGGCCGGACGCGCCCCGGATGCGGATCCTGCGGCCGGCCGCGTTCTTCCACCGGCTCGGCGCGGACGCCAAGATCGGCTTCGGCGAGGCGTACATGGTCGGGGACTGGACCACCGACGACCTGCCCGGCGTGCTGACCCCGTTCGCGGAGCGGATGGCCACCATCGTGCCGCCGTTCCTGCAGCGGTTCCGCCGGCTGGCCGAGCGCACCCAGCCCGCCGCCGAGGAGAACACCATCGAGGGCTCCCGGGCCAACATCCACCGGCACTACGACCTGTCGAACGACTTGTTCAGCGCGTTCCTCGACGAGTCGATGATGTACTCCTCGGCGCTGTTCGGCCCCGGGGACACGCTCACCGCCGCGCAGCACCGCAAGCTCGACAGCGTGCTCGACTACGCCGGGGTGCGCGAGGGCAGCGAGGTGCTGGAGATCGGCACCGGCTGGGGCGAGCTGTCCATCCGGGCGGCCGCGCGCGGGGCGCGAGTCACCTCGCTGACCATCTCGCGCGAGCAGAAAGTGCTTGCCGACGCGCGGATCGCCGAAGCGGGCTTCGCCGACCGGGTCGACGTGCGGCTGTGCGACTACCGAGAGGCCACCGGCGAGTACGACGCGGTGGTGAGCGTGGAGATGATCGAGGCGGTCGGCGCGGCCTACTGGCCCGCCTTCTTCGGCACCGTCGGCGGGCGGCTGCGTCCGGGCGGCCGGTTCGGGCTGCAGGCGATCACCATGGACCACGAGCGGATGGTGGCCTCGGCGCGGTCCTACAGCTGGATCCACAAGTACATCTTCCCCGGCGGCATCATCCCGTCGGTCCGCGTGATCGAGGAGGGCATGCGCGACAACACCCGGCTGAAGCTGGCGGGGATGCGCGAGTTCGGCCAGGATTACGCCCGCACGCTGAAGCTGTGGCGGGACCGGTTCCAGTCGCGCTGGGAGGACATCCGCGGGTTCGGCTTCGACGACGTGTTCCGGCGGATGTGGGAGTTCTACCTCGCCTACTCCGAGGCGGGTTTCCGGGCCGGGCACCTCAAGGTGCACCAGTTCGGTTTCGCCGACCCGCGCTGACCTGCCCGTTCCCCACCGGCGCAACCAGTCCCGGGTACCGCACGTCTCTGTGATGGCGTCGTGCGGTTCACTGGGCCGCACAGGACCACCGGATTCGGGGAACGGGTGATCGACCGATGACGTACGGAGGCGACGACGGCCGGCGGCGGATGCCACCACCTCGGCCACCGCGGCCCGGCGGCCAGCAGCCGCGGCAGCGCGCCCAGATGATGCCGCTGCCGGGGCGTGCCCCCAGCCCGTACGACGGCCGTACCCCGCCGATAGGCCGGCCTGGGCAGTCGCCGGGCGAGCCGCCCCCGCCGCCGTACCAGGGCCCGCCCGACCGGCCCGCCGGGGCCTCGCGGCCGCGCCGGCGCCGCCGGTGGGGCGTCGGCCGGATCCTGATGACGCTGCTGCTGGTGTTCGTGCTGTTCCTCGGCGGGGTCTGGGCCTACCTGGAGTTCTCCATCAA
It includes:
- a CDS encoding alpha/beta hydrolase — encoded protein: MAETGPVLARWRARGRTRAVALVLHGGAEYGTAEVQPWRLAYLRMIPMARALHRAGRDQGLEVRLLRNRIYGWNEPAESPVPDGRWALARIRAEHPGVPIVLVGHSMGARVALRIADDPAVTGVCALAPWTPAGEPVEPVRDRSVLVVHGTRDRMTSPADSYDFAVRARPVAARVARVEIAGEGHSMLRRPAVWTRLMCAFTRELTGSGEQDETFRRAAAAPGDGGLRLPG
- a CDS encoding glycosyltransferase 87 family protein, which translates into the protein MHLLMAPARTTGSPHTRVLTWDLVFYLGCLVFALITAFASEFYGYRIWGAFAIAGYGIAAAHSGRLLVAARRYRYRPDDPGGSGTPRPGNDGGLGTSGNLGGLGRFGNFGRSGRLGRFSAHRPGSRWLGIGAIGLLAMLCPLAVLVIRRLTGVDWLITPGSWAAQPEVWVIERSATLLLQHGTPYVDVTALNRPPEVNDYTPYGPVMAFFGLPRAIFGGNPVTDALTDARWMFALAAVACVLGALRLLHRPRIPVLSAQLVLACPLTALTWAVAGPDLAIAGLLVLACALAATGRAGWSGFVLALVISAKLIVAPAFAVLAVLILVQAGKTAGRAALGRFVTTVAGTTLLLHLPVYLVDPRAFTEHVLRFPLGMGVVHSPAASPLPGHLLAELGPAGRVLALVLVGLAAVAMLVWLARRPPATGSAALVRIAVGLGALILLTPATRYGYLVYPVILLGAALTFRAAGPLRPPRSDLGSATSS
- a CDS encoding ABC-F family ATP-binding cassette domain-containing protein is translated as MITATGLELRAGSRILLNGATLRIQSGDRIGLVGRNGAGKTTSLKVLAGEGEPHAGDVRRSGELGYLPQDPREGDLSVTAKDRVLSARGLDSLLRNMEKAQTEMSELVDERQRDKAINRYARLEERFASLGGYAAESEAARICSNLGLADRVLAQTLRTLSGGQRRRVELARILFAAAEAGAGGKSETILLLDEPTNHLDADSITWLRGFLKQHDGGLVVISHDVELLGDVVNKVWFLDATRGEIDLYNMGWQRYLDARATDEKRRRRERANAEKKAAALQQQAAKLGAKATKAVAAKNMARRAEQMLASLDETRQADKVARIKFPEPASCGRTPLTVDGLSKSYGSLEIFTGVDLAVDRGSKVVVLGLNGAGKTTLLRLLSGLETPDTGSVEPGHGLRLGYYAQEHETLDHDASVWENIRHLAPDTGAQELRNLLGSFLFTGEQLDQPAGTLSGGEKTRLALAGLVSSQANVLLLDEPTNNLDPASRAQVLDALRSFAGAVVLVTHDPGAVEALEPERVILLPDGTEDHWSAEYLELVQLA
- a CDS encoding SAM-dependent methyltransferase, which produces MSTSSVDRPAAQDAPVPDGSRWPGLAAPPHSPVRARAAEALFRRAVKTLDVQVTFPDGTVLGAGGPDAPRMRILRPAAFFHRLGADAKIGFGEAYMVGDWTTDDLPGVLTPFAERMATIVPPFLQRFRRLAERTQPAAEENTIEGSRANIHRHYDLSNDLFSAFLDESMMYSSALFGPGDTLTAAQHRKLDSVLDYAGVREGSEVLEIGTGWGELSIRAAARGARVTSLTISREQKVLADARIAEAGFADRVDVRLCDYREATGEYDAVVSVEMIEAVGAAYWPAFFGTVGGRLRPGGRFGLQAITMDHERMVASARSYSWIHKYIFPGGIIPSVRVIEEGMRDNTRLKLAGMREFGQDYARTLKLWRDRFQSRWEDIRGFGFDDVFRRMWEFYLAYSEAGFRAGHLKVHQFGFADPR
- a CDS encoding sugar isomerase domain-containing protein, with amino-acid sequence MVSATEIWKSTAAKLEAAAEANAAQLSAAAELLLEVIRADALVFTAGAGHSLAAVAETFYRAGGLACVYPVYHPELLPLHGAQQSTKTERRGGLAEEVLAERAPGPDDVLVVFSTSGVNPYPVELAAGARRRGAAVIAVTSRACVAAAPRRAPSTLVDEASVVLDSLVIPGDASHPADAPRTAPLSTVVNAFLWNRILAEVLDRGTAEGLDVPLWRSSNVEGGDEANAALLAKYIPRVPALR
- a CDS encoding ABC transporter ATP-binding protein, which encodes MDNTWALLGSAMRAADAPRALTRGTMRRVARFARPHWRSLLIFLALTVVSAVLAVTTPVLAGKVVDAIVRGHDLTPVLVLAAVIAGLAVADAGFGLAERWQSARIGEGIILDLRVAVFDHMQRMPIAFFTRARTGALVSRLNNDVIGAQRTFTATLSGLVTNVIQLALSLVVMVSLSWQVTVVALVLLPVFVLPARRLGRRMAGLQREAAQLNAGMTTQMTERFSAPGATLVKLFGRPREEVAEFGVRAGRVRDIGVRTAMLTRWFMTSLTLVSALAQALVYGLGGYLALTGRLAPGTVVALALLLTRLYTPLTALANVRVDVMTALVSFERVFEVLDLEPMIQEPPAPKRLAPGGVAVEFDDVRFGYPAPDRFSLASLEDVATVDSRGGDEVLHGVSFRAEAGQMVALVGPSGAGKSTISSLLPRLYDVDSGAVRLSGVDVKDLSFATLRETVGVVTQDGHLFHDTIRANLAYARPGAVDADLWAALEQARLAELVRSLPDGLDTTVGERGYRLSGGERQRLTIARLLLAEPKVVVLDEATAHLDSESEAAVGEALTGALDGRTALVIAHRLSTVRQADLILVVENGTVVERGTHEDLLAREGRYAELYHTQFDEASTAA
- a CDS encoding helix-turn-helix domain-containing protein, producing MADLKKGARITGNTRDKLAADLKKKYEKGSSIRALAESTGRSYGFVHRVLSESGVQLRGRGGATRVKKK